The genomic DNA TCGATGGCGTCGGCGAGAAGAAGTTTGTGCCGACGAGGGCGTCGGCGCTGCTTCTGGGCCAATACCCTCTATTGGCCGATCGGTTTTGTGCCGACGAGGGCGTCGGCACTACTTTGGGTGTCGGCACTACTTGGGGTGTCGGCGCTACTTGGGGTGTCGGCGCTACTTGAGGGTCGCTTCGTTATTCAGTTCGTAGAGTTCCTGGACCTGGTTCTGCGGGTCGAGGCGGATGCGGGCGTTAGCAAGCTTGTCCGGGTCGACGTTCACCACAATCTCTCGAACCGAGGGCTCGAAGCTCTTGATGGCCGGTAGCCCATCGACTTTGGCGTGAGCAAGCTGCGTCCAGGTGTCGCCGTTCCCGGCCTGGGCCACGACGTCGAACGGTCCGGCCGCCGCTCCGCCGATGTTGTGAACCCGGACAACGACCTTGCCGTCCTTCAGCTGAATGTCCCGCGACGCGATGGCCAAGTCCGGCAGCATCGCGGGCCTTTCGATCGCCTTGCGCAGTCGCAGATCGACGACCCACTCCTTGTGCGAGGGGATTTCCACCCAGATGGGCGTGCCGCGGTGGAGATGCTCCACCTCGGTCGGTTCGGTCCAGGTGTAGCGTTTCTGGAAATCGTATTCGCCGGGCACGGGCTCGCCGGCGTTGAGCACGTAGACGCCGGGCACCAGCCGCCAGGGTTTGAGCCCGACGCGCATCGGCTCGGCGTTGAAGTTGTAGAGCATGATCCGCAGACGAGCGGGTGTGGTCTCGGTCACTACCGAGGCGAAGTTGAGGTCCGGTGTGTCGTAGGTTACCGAGATGGTCGGCGGTTTGCTGTCGCGGAAGCTGCAGACGGCCCCGGTGTAGGCCCCGAAGACCTCGGCCGACCCTGTCAACCCGGCCCGATCGGTTTGCAGGATCTCGCTGGTGAGCTGCGTCCAGTTATGCCGCAAGGAGTTGGCCGTCTTCTCGAACGTCGTGACGTACCGGGCCAAGTCGTAGTCGGTCATGTAGCGTTGCGTCGGGGTGGCCATTCGCAGGATGTACTCGTCGTAGACCCGCTCGCCGGTCAGGAGGCGGTAAGCGCTGAGCACGTCGGCCGAAGCCATGTGCGACCACTGGGCCATGAGGTTCTCGATATGATCGGGCGGCAGCTTGGGGTCGCCCTTGTGGAGCGGACCGGCGGTGGCCATGTGCATCATCGTCTGCACCGGGTCGAGGAACTTACGGTCGTTGGTAAGCAGATAGGCCGTCGTGAAGCTCTCGTAGATCATGAGGGGCAGGCCGGGGAAGCCGTACGAATTGCGCTGCTCGTCATACCAGGGTTTTCCGTCGGGCGGGGCGATGCCTCCCGAGGGAAACCACAAGGTGGACGGAGGGAAGCCGGCGGGTTTGGGGCCGATCTGCCGCATGGTGGCGTCGCGCCAGGTGTCGCACCACTGCACAAACGCGTCGCGGCCTTCGGGCACCCCATACCAGCCGAGATAGATGAAATGCTTGGTTGCCCGCGCGTGGTAGCCGCTGTCGCCGCCGTTGCCCAGGCCGCGTTTGACACCGTCGGTGCCGAAGTCCCGCGACATGAACTGGAGGAAACCGCGCTCGTTGAGGTCCATGAACTTCTCGCGAACGGTCTTGGCGGATCGCAGGTTGCGTTCGAGCCACAACGGATCGCCGTAGCGGAGGACGATCATGGTGGGCAGGGAATCGCAGGACGGCTCGGCGGAGTGCTCGACGTCGCCGGGGAACGGATCGTAGCCGTCTTTGAGAACGTGGTCCCAGACGCCCTGGGCCAGTCGCTCGATACCGGCGATGACCGGCTCGGCCGCGCTGGTGATGCAGGCGATGGGCACCCAACCGCGAAGGATCTCGACGTCGTCGCCCCAGCCGCCGCCGAGTTGACCGTCCGGAAGCTGTCGTTCGCTGAACCACCAGCGTAGGACGGCCTGTTGGCGGGCCAGTGATTCCTGCAAGTGGCGAGCCCAGGCCGGCCCGTCCGACTCGGGGCGGATCAGTTCCTCGCCCCAGGGGATCTTCTCGCCGGTCCACTCGCGCAGGGCCTGGTGTTCGGGCCAGATCTTCTTGAGTTCGGCGAACTCATTGATCGCTGCCTGCATGCCCTCTCGATGGGCACCCTCGATGGCATGGGCGTAGTTGAAGCGATTCTCGAACAGGCGGGCCTTGTAGTAGAACGGGTTGTTGTCCGGGCCGCAGCCGATCAGTCGACGGGTGGCCCGATGATCGCGCCTGTAGACGTTGAAGTCGGCGAACCACTTGGCGGCCAGGGCGAAATCCTTGGCTTTGGTGTCTTCGGGGGCCCTGGCGGCGAGCTCCGCGGCGACTCTGGCGACCTGTGCCTGATGCGCCGGTTTTTCCAGAAACGCCAGGTCGCCCACCACGTAGGCCAGAGCGGCCGCGCTCTCGAGTGTGGCAGGTGAGACGGCCGAGAGCGTAGCGAAGGCCTCCTGGTACTTTCGCTCGTTGTACAGCCTGATCCCCTGGGTCACGTTTGGTGTCAGGGCGGCCGGCCCGCTGTAACTCAGTTGACGATCTTTCCAGGTGAATCCCAGCGCCGGCATGGCTCGCAGCACCACCGGTCCGCCGGGCGCGGGTGTTGTCCGCTCGAAGACCTTCACGTAATCGACATACATGCCGTTCCAGGTGGTCAGCGCGACGCCGTCGAACTCCGGCCCTCCGAGCGGATCGTCGAGCCTGGCCTCGAGGAGCTTGTGGTCGTTGCAGTAGAGGATCAGCATCGGTCCTTCCTTGACCGCGACGATCTTGTATTTCTTGCCGTGTTCGATCGGGAATGGGGGCTTGTTGTCCCGAACGGTCACACCCGCGCCCATGATCTGGTTGAAGGTGTTGTTGCCGCCGCCGAAAGCCAGGAGGAAGGTGTTGGCCAAGGTGACGGCCAGGTCGCAGGGCGGCTGGTCGGGGTCGGCCTCAGCCAGGAACTCCACCTTCACGTCGCCCGGGAATCCGCGGCGGAGCCTGGCGTCCGCCCGCCCCTTGAGAAACAGGCGGCCGTGGACGATGCTCACGTTCTTGGCTTCGACCCAGTCCGGTCCAAGCTCGGCCCGCTGGAAGCGGTCCTCGAACACGAGCTTCCATGGCCCGTTATCGGCCGCATTGGCGATCGCTGCGAAAACCAGTACACACGCGCAAAGCCATTTCTGCATGACACGACTCCTCAGTGAGCATGCACGGCCACCCGGCCATGATGAAAGAGAGCCTCTCCGCAAAGCCCGTCCGAAAGCAGGTTGTCATGGATCGCAGGGGTTGTGTCAAGAGTCGACGGAATTGAGGGGATGAGGCCCGCTGCCGGTGCGACGGTGAACGTGTTGCGACCTCCGTTTGGCTCGCGCACAAAGGCCTGTCGTGCCGCGTTGAGCCCCCGCTTGCGGGAGGCTCAGGCTCCTTGCAAAACAGCCTCAATCCGTTCATCATGCCGCACAATCGCAGTCACCCGATCTCTGTTGAGGAGTTCATGATGGCCGGAACCCTGAACGCCCCGACCGAACCCGTTTTGGCACGTCGCAGGCCCCGCGAGAACTGGGGTTCTCGTCTGGGAGTGATTCTGGCGGTGGCGGGCTCGGCGGTCGGGCTGGGCAATTTCCTGAGATTTCCCGGCCTGGCGGCGACGAACGGCGGCGGGATCTTCATGATCCCGTACTTCATCTCGCTGCTCGTTCTAGGCATCCCCATCTGTTGGGTCGAATGGACCATCGGCCGTTACGGCGGAGCCCGCGGCTTCAACAGCGCTCCGGGCATTTTCTCCGCTCTCTGGCCGAGCCGGGTGAGCAAGTACTTCGGAGCGTTGGCGCTGATCATTCCCGTCGGCATCTACATGTACTACGTCTACATCGAGGCGTGGTGTCTGGCCTATGCGTGGGACTACGTATCGGGCACCATGACTCGTTACGGCGCAGATGCCGGCACGGACGTGACCGCGGCGGTTGCCGCGTACCGGACGCACTTCACCGAGTTTGTCGGCATGGGCGAAAACGGCTTGCTGGTTTACGGATCCCTGCAAAAAGGCGTCGTTTTTCTGCTGATCGTGTTCGTCATCAACTTTGTCCTCATCTACCGCGGTCTGACCAAGGGCATTGAAGCCTTCTGCAAGTACGCCATGCCGTTGTTGGCCGTCTTTGCGCTGATCGTTCTGGTTCGCGTGCTGACCCTGGGCGCTCCCGATTCCTCCCGCCCTGAGATCAACGTCAATAATGCCCTCGGTTTCATGTGGAACCCCAAGACCGGTGACGAAGGTTTTCTGGCGGCCCTGGCCAACCCGGAACTGTGGCTCAGCGCATCGGGCCAGATCTTTTTCAGCCTGTCGGTGGGCTTCGGCATCGTGCTGAACTATGCCAGTTACCTCAAGGCGGACGACGACGTGGTCCTCTCGGGCTTGACCGCCACTTCGACCAACGAGTTCTGCGAAGTATGTCTTGGCGGACTGATTACGGTGCCCGTGGCCTTCCTTTTCCTTGGAGAAGCCAACCTGACCAAGGACGTGCTCGGTTCGACGTTCAGCCTGGGCTTCATGTCCCTTCCGGCGGTGTTTGCACGGATGCCGGCGGGCAGCTTTTTCGGGGCGGTGTGGTTCTTCATGCTCTTTATCGCGGCGATCACCAGCTCTCTGAGCATGCTTCAGCCGGCGATCGCGTTCTTTGAAGAAGGCTTCGGCATGGGCCGACGGCTGTCGGTGACCTGCCTGGGGCTGCTGACGGCCATTGGCAGTCTGCTCGTCGTCTACTTTTCGAAGAACCTGCTGGCCACGGACACGCTGGATTTCTGGATTGGAACGGTTTGCATCTTCATGCTCGCCACGGTGGAAGTGATCCTTGTCGGGTGGGTTTTCGGCGTGGGCCGTGCCCGCGAGGAGGTCAAACGGGGGGCCGCCCTGGAAGTGCCTCGAGTCTTCTGGTTCATCATCAAGTACGTCTCGCCGACTTACCTGCTGGTCATCTTCGGGTTCTGGTGCTACAAGAACATACCGGCCAAGATCGACGAAGTCCGGGCGATGAGTCCCGAAGATCGCGGCACGGTGCTCCTCATGCTGGCCTTCATCGGGGTG from Phycisphaerae bacterium includes the following:
- a CDS encoding sodium-dependent transporter, with amino-acid sequence MQNSLNPFIMPHNRSHPISVEEFMMAGTLNAPTEPVLARRRPRENWGSRLGVILAVAGSAVGLGNFLRFPGLAATNGGGIFMIPYFISLLVLGIPICWVEWTIGRYGGARGFNSAPGIFSALWPSRVSKYFGALALIIPVGIYMYYVYIEAWCLAYAWDYVSGTMTRYGADAGTDVTAAVAAYRTHFTEFVGMGENGLLVYGSLQKGVVFLLIVFVINFVLIYRGLTKGIEAFCKYAMPLLAVFALIVLVRVLTLGAPDSSRPEINVNNALGFMWNPKTGDEGFLAALANPELWLSASGQIFFSLSVGFGIVLNYASYLKADDDVVLSGLTATSTNEFCEVCLGGLITVPVAFLFLGEANLTKDVLGSTFSLGFMSLPAVFARMPAGSFFGAVWFFMLFIAAITSSLSMLQPAIAFFEEGFGMGRRLSVTCLGLLTAIGSLLVVYFSKNLLATDTLDFWIGTVCIFMLATVEVILVGWVFGVGRAREEVKRGAALEVPRVFWFIIKYVSPTYLLVIFGFWCYKNIPAKIDEVRAMSPEDRGTVLLMLAFIGVLLIFFGMLVNLADKRWHLIGKLPLEPARGLPLAAADEEGRTRS